A genomic region of Clarias gariepinus isolate MV-2021 ecotype Netherlands chromosome 23, CGAR_prim_01v2, whole genome shotgun sequence contains the following coding sequences:
- the selp gene encoding P-selectin isoform X3 gives MVVMGYKHVLVALSGYAMISTICCCVFCYSCCRKKKKSMKQNRRNSAWHSKSSCSRTDALWKCEKSSYSREADKMMFWKHIRMYVGWTVLMIMMNKGVQAWSYNYTTNSMNWETARKWCREHFTDMVAIQNKEEVMHLNQILPFHRSYYWIGLRKIADQWMWVGTMKPLALEATNWATGEPNNQGTSEDCVEIYIKRTKDMGMWNDDKCSKKKAALCYTASCSEWSCSEHGECVETIGNYTCRCNPGFTGPRCDEAVECGAVRSPEQGFVQCDHVYGDFHFNSSCRFHCARGYILQGSERLQCLQLGKWDSDPPECQVVECPPIKTTVSGGNLTCSHPLHTNSYNSTCVFLCEEGFELRGSHTTLCDHTGQWTHNLPTCTAVTCDPLVTPVNGHMTCTDPLGAFSFRSSCAVSCEEGYTLRGENTLTCLNTGTWSAQTPACEVVRCSALSSAPHGSMRCTDPLEQFAYRSDCQSECDTGFLLRGSNHTECNAQGKWSHSLPVCEAVQCSPVSVDSSDVRMSCTHPLSTNSYNSTCVFNCDEGFKLIGSYKTLCDHTGHWTLETPTCKAVTCDPLVTPVNGHMTCTDPLGAFSFRSWCAVSCEEGYTLRGENTLTCLMTGTWSAQTPACEVVRCSALSSAPHGSMRCTDPLEQFAYRSDCQSECDTGFLLRGSNHTECNAQGKWSHSLPVCEVVRCSALSSAPHGSMRCTDPLEQFAYRSDCQSECDTGFLLRGSNHTECNAQGKWSHSLPVCEAVTCDPLVTPVNGHMTCTDPLGAFSFRSWCAVSCEEGYTLRGENTLTCLNTGTWSAQTPACEARQCPSLFRPEKGWINCSHPHSPFSYGSRCTFGCEIGYQLGEEFELHCTTSGTWSQAVPSCNVVQCKSLTREPLSHPDSTPVPFMNCSHPRGNFSFGSQCMFSCPEGYRLNGTSDLLCTPAGLWTDLLPNCSIEGMPLGTGLLVYGAVGAASSLGLLLMGGFVMLLVRHFSTKDKFSPDYSTWDGALNPVFEDY, from the exons ATGGTTGTGATGG GTTACAAACATGTGCTGGTGGCTTTATCAGGATATGCAATGATTTCTACCATCTGCTGCTGTGTGTTCTGCTATTCCTGCTGCAGAAAGA AGAAGAAGTCAATGAAGCAAAA TAGGCGTAATTCAGCTTGGCACAGCAAGTCGAGCTGCAGTCGAACAGATGCACTGTGGAAATGTGAGAAGAGTTCTTACTCGAGGGAGGCTGATAAG ATGATGTTTTGGAAGCATATAAGGATGTATGTTGGATGGACTGTACTTATGATCATGATGAATAAAG GAGTCCAGGCCTGGTCATACAATTACACGACCAACAGCATGAATTGGGAGACTGCCAGGAAGTGGTGCAGGGAGCATTTCACTGACATGGTGGCCATCCAGAACAAGGAAGAGGTCATGCACCTGAACCAGATCTTGCCTTTTCATCGCTCATACTACTGGATTGGGCTTAGGAAAATCGCAGACCAGTGGATGTGGGTGGGTACCATGAAGCCTCTAGCACTGGAGGCAACCAACTGGGCAACGGGAGAACCCAATAACCAAGGAACGAGCGAAGACTGCGTAGAGATCTACATCAAGAGAACCAAGGACATGGGCATGTGGAACGATGACAAATGTAGCAAAAAGAAAGCAGCGCTCTGTTACACAG catCATGCTCTGAGTGGTCATGCAGTGAGCATGGTGAGTGTGTGGAGACGATTGGTAACTACACGTGCAGGTGTAATCCAGGGTTCACGGGTCCCCGCTGTGATGAAG CTGTAGAGTGCGGCGCAGTGAGAAGTCCAGAGCAGGGTTTCGTGCAGTGTGACCATGTTTATGGAGACTTTCATTTCAACTCATCCTGTCGCTTCCACTGCGCCCGTGGCTACATATTACAGGGTTCGGAACGTCTACAGTGCTTGCAGTTGGGGAAGTGGGATAGTGATCCACCAGAGTGCCAGG TTGTCGAATGTCCTCCGATTAAGACCACGGTCAGTGGTGGGAATCTGACCTGCAGCCATCCTCTGCACACAAACAGCTACAACTCCACATGTGTGTTCCTCTGTGAAGAGGGCTTCGAGCTGAGAGGTTCACACACAACGCTGTGTGATCACACAGGACAGTGGACACACAACCTCCCAACCTGCACAG CTGTGACCTGTGACCCGCTCGTGACCCCTGTAaatggtcacatgacctgcacTGATCCACTGGGAGCGTTCTCGTTTCGTTCATCATGTGCTGTGAGCTGTGAGGAAGGATACACACTGAGAGGAGAGAACACACTCACCTGCCTCAACACCGGCACCTGGTCAGCACAAACACCAGCATGTGAAG TGGTAAGGTGCAGTGCTCTCAGTTCTGCTCCTCACGGCTCCATGCGCTGTACGGACCCTTTGGAACAATTCGCTTATCGTTCTGATTGTCAGTCCGAATGTGACACCGGGTTCCTGTTGAGGGGTTCCAACCACACCGAGTGTAACGCACAGGGGAAGTGGAGCCACAGTCTTCCAGTGTGTGAAG cGGTACAATGTTCTCCTGTGTCTGTTGACTCCAGTGATGTGAGAATGAGCTGCACTCATCCGCTCTCCACCAACAGCTACAACTCCACCTGTGTGTTTAACTGTGACGAGGGATTTAAACTCATAGGGTCATATAAAACTCTGTGTGATCACACGGGACACTGGACACTCGAGACCCCCACATGCAAAG CTGTGACCTGTGACCCGCTCGTGACCCCTGTAaatggtcacatgacctgcacTGATCCACTGGGAGCGTTCTCGTTTCGTTCATGGTGTGCTGTGAGCTGTGAGGAAGGATACACACTGAGAGGAGAGAACACACTCACCTGCCTCATGACCGGCACCTGGTCAGCACAAACACCAGCATGTGAAG TGGTAAGGTGCAGTGCTCTCAGTTCTGCTCCTCACGGCTCCATGCGCTGTACGGACCCTTTGGAACAATTCGCTTATCGTTCTGATTGTCAGTCCGAATGTGACACCGGGTTCCTGTTGAGGGGTTCCAACCACACCGAGTGTAACGCACAGGGGAAGTGGAGCCACAGTCTTCCAGTGTGTGAAG TGGTAAGGTGCAGTGCTCTCAGTTCTGCTCCTCACGGCTCCATGCGCTGTACGGACCCTTTGGAACAATTCGCTTATCGTTCTGATTGTCAGTCCGAATGTGACACCGGGTTCCTGTTGAGGGGTTCCAACCACACCGAGTGTAACGCACAGGGGAAGTGGAGCCACAGTCTTCCAGTGTGTGAAG CTGTGACCTGTGACCCGCTCGTGACCCCTGTAaatggtcacatgacctgcacTGATCCACTGGGAGCGTTCTCGTTTCGTTCATGGTGTGCTGTGAGCTGTGAGGAAGGATACACACTGAGAGGAGAGAACACACTCACCTGCCTCAACACCGGCACCTGGTCAGCACAAACACCAGCATGTGAAG CTCGACAGTGCCCCTCGCTGTTCAGGCCAGAGAAAGGCTGGATTAACTGCTCTCACCCTCACTCCCCCTTCAGTTATGGCTCGCGCTGTACTTTTGGGTGTGAGATAGGCTACCAGCTCGGAGAGGAATTTGAGCTGCACTGTACAACATCAGGAACCTGGAGTCAGGCAGTACCTTCTTGTAACG TTGTTCAGTGTAAATCCCTTACGCGTGAACCACTTTCACATCCGGACTCCACTCCTGTCCCCTTTATGAACTGCTCCCATCCAAGAGGCAACTTCAGCTTTGGCTCCCAGTGTATGTTCAGTTGTCCTGAAGGCTACAGGCTTAATGGAACTTCTGACTTGCTTTGTACTCCTGCTGGACTTTGGACTGATCTGCTGCCAAACTGCTCCA TAGAGGGCATGCCATTAGGTACTGGCTTGCTTGTATATGGTGCAGTAGGCGCAGCATCATCACTGGGTCTGCTGCTGATGGGAGGATTTGTCATGCTGTTGGTGCGGCATTTTAGCACCAAGG ATAAATTTAGTCCAGATTACTCAACTTGGGATGGAGCTCTAAATCCAGTGTTTGAAGATTATTAg
- the selp gene encoding P-selectin isoform X1: MVVMGYKHVLVALSGYAMISTICCCVFCYSCCRKKKKSMKQNRRNSAWHSKSSCSRTDALWKCEKSSYSREADKMMFWKHIRMYVGWTVLMIMMNKGVQAWSYNYTTNSMNWETARKWCREHFTDMVAIQNKEEVMHLNQILPFHRSYYWIGLRKIADQWMWVGTMKPLALEATNWATGEPNNQGTSEDCVEIYIKRTKDMGMWNDDKCSKKKAALCYTASCSEWSCSEHGECVETIGNYTCRCNPGFTGPRCDEAVECGAVRSPEQGFVQCDHVYGDFHFNSSCRFHCARGYILQGSERLQCLQLGKWDSDPPECQVVECPPIKTTVSGGNLTCSHPLHTNSYNSTCVFLCEEGFELRGSHTTLCDHTGQWTHNLPTCTAVTCDPLVTPVNGHMTCTDPLGAFSFRSSCAVSCEEGYTLRGENTLTCLNTGTWSAQTPACEVVRCSALSSAPHGSMRCTDPLEQFAYRSDCQSECDTGFLLRGSNHTECNAQGKWSHSLPVCEAVQCSPVSVDSSDVRMSCTHPLSTNSYNSTCVFNCDEGFKLIGSYKTLCDHTGHWTLETPTCKAVTCDPLVTPVNGHMTCTDPLGAFSFRSWCAVSCEEGYTLRGENTLTCLMTGTWSAQTPACEAVTCDPLVTPVNGHMTCTDPLGAFSFRSSCAVSCEEGYTLRGENTLTCLNTGTWSAQTPACEVVRCSALSSAPHGSMRCTDPLEQFAYRSDCQSECDTGFLLRGSNHTECNAQGKWSHSLPVCEVVRCSALSSAPHGSMRCTDPLEQFAYRSDCQSECDTGFLLRGSNHTECNAQGKWSHSLPVCEAVTCDPLVTPVNGHMTCTDPLGAFSFRSWCAVSCEEGYTLRGENTLTCLNTGTWSAQTPACEARQCPSLFRPEKGWINCSHPHSPFSYGSRCTFGCEIGYQLGEEFELHCTTSGTWSQAVPSCNVVQCKSLTREPLSHPDSTPVPFMNCSHPRGNFSFGSQCMFSCPEGYRLNGTSDLLCTPAGLWTDLLPNCSIEGMPLGTGLLVYGAVGAASSLGLLLMGGFVMLLVRHFSTKDKFSPDYSTWDGALNPVFEDY; encoded by the exons ATGGTTGTGATGG GTTACAAACATGTGCTGGTGGCTTTATCAGGATATGCAATGATTTCTACCATCTGCTGCTGTGTGTTCTGCTATTCCTGCTGCAGAAAGA AGAAGAAGTCAATGAAGCAAAA TAGGCGTAATTCAGCTTGGCACAGCAAGTCGAGCTGCAGTCGAACAGATGCACTGTGGAAATGTGAGAAGAGTTCTTACTCGAGGGAGGCTGATAAG ATGATGTTTTGGAAGCATATAAGGATGTATGTTGGATGGACTGTACTTATGATCATGATGAATAAAG GAGTCCAGGCCTGGTCATACAATTACACGACCAACAGCATGAATTGGGAGACTGCCAGGAAGTGGTGCAGGGAGCATTTCACTGACATGGTGGCCATCCAGAACAAGGAAGAGGTCATGCACCTGAACCAGATCTTGCCTTTTCATCGCTCATACTACTGGATTGGGCTTAGGAAAATCGCAGACCAGTGGATGTGGGTGGGTACCATGAAGCCTCTAGCACTGGAGGCAACCAACTGGGCAACGGGAGAACCCAATAACCAAGGAACGAGCGAAGACTGCGTAGAGATCTACATCAAGAGAACCAAGGACATGGGCATGTGGAACGATGACAAATGTAGCAAAAAGAAAGCAGCGCTCTGTTACACAG catCATGCTCTGAGTGGTCATGCAGTGAGCATGGTGAGTGTGTGGAGACGATTGGTAACTACACGTGCAGGTGTAATCCAGGGTTCACGGGTCCCCGCTGTGATGAAG CTGTAGAGTGCGGCGCAGTGAGAAGTCCAGAGCAGGGTTTCGTGCAGTGTGACCATGTTTATGGAGACTTTCATTTCAACTCATCCTGTCGCTTCCACTGCGCCCGTGGCTACATATTACAGGGTTCGGAACGTCTACAGTGCTTGCAGTTGGGGAAGTGGGATAGTGATCCACCAGAGTGCCAGG TTGTCGAATGTCCTCCGATTAAGACCACGGTCAGTGGTGGGAATCTGACCTGCAGCCATCCTCTGCACACAAACAGCTACAACTCCACATGTGTGTTCCTCTGTGAAGAGGGCTTCGAGCTGAGAGGTTCACACACAACGCTGTGTGATCACACAGGACAGTGGACACACAACCTCCCAACCTGCACAG CTGTGACCTGTGACCCGCTCGTGACCCCTGTAaatggtcacatgacctgcacTGATCCACTGGGAGCGTTCTCGTTTCGTTCATCATGTGCTGTGAGCTGTGAGGAAGGATACACACTGAGAGGAGAGAACACACTCACCTGCCTCAACACCGGCACCTGGTCAGCACAAACACCAGCATGTGAAG TGGTAAGGTGCAGTGCTCTCAGTTCTGCTCCTCACGGCTCCATGCGCTGTACGGACCCTTTGGAACAATTCGCTTATCGTTCTGATTGTCAGTCCGAATGTGACACCGGGTTCCTGTTGAGGGGTTCCAACCACACCGAGTGTAACGCACAGGGGAAGTGGAGCCACAGTCTTCCAGTGTGTGAAG cGGTACAATGTTCTCCTGTGTCTGTTGACTCCAGTGATGTGAGAATGAGCTGCACTCATCCGCTCTCCACCAACAGCTACAACTCCACCTGTGTGTTTAACTGTGACGAGGGATTTAAACTCATAGGGTCATATAAAACTCTGTGTGATCACACGGGACACTGGACACTCGAGACCCCCACATGCAAAG CTGTGACCTGTGACCCGCTCGTGACCCCTGTAaatggtcacatgacctgcacTGATCCACTGGGAGCGTTCTCGTTTCGTTCATGGTGTGCTGTGAGCTGTGAGGAAGGATACACACTGAGAGGAGAGAACACACTCACCTGCCTCATGACCGGCACCTGGTCAGCACAAACACCAGCATGTGAAG CTGTGACCTGTGACCCGCTCGTGACCCCTGTAaatggtcacatgacctgcacTGATCCACTGGGAGCGTTCTCGTTTCGTTCATCATGTGCTGTGAGCTGTGAGGAAGGATACACACTGAGAGGAGAGAACACACTCACCTGCCTCAACACCGGCACCTGGTCAGCACAAACACCAGCATGTGAAG TGGTAAGGTGCAGTGCTCTCAGTTCTGCTCCTCACGGCTCCATGCGCTGTACGGACCCTTTGGAACAATTCGCTTATCGTTCTGATTGTCAGTCCGAATGTGACACCGGGTTCCTGTTGAGGGGTTCCAACCACACCGAGTGTAACGCACAGGGGAAGTGGAGCCACAGTCTTCCAGTGTGTGAAG TGGTAAGGTGCAGTGCTCTCAGTTCTGCTCCTCACGGCTCCATGCGCTGTACGGACCCTTTGGAACAATTCGCTTATCGTTCTGATTGTCAGTCCGAATGTGACACCGGGTTCCTGTTGAGGGGTTCCAACCACACCGAGTGTAACGCACAGGGGAAGTGGAGCCACAGTCTTCCAGTGTGTGAAG CTGTGACCTGTGACCCGCTCGTGACCCCTGTAaatggtcacatgacctgcacTGATCCACTGGGAGCGTTCTCGTTTCGTTCATGGTGTGCTGTGAGCTGTGAGGAAGGATACACACTGAGAGGAGAGAACACACTCACCTGCCTCAACACCGGCACCTGGTCAGCACAAACACCAGCATGTGAAG CTCGACAGTGCCCCTCGCTGTTCAGGCCAGAGAAAGGCTGGATTAACTGCTCTCACCCTCACTCCCCCTTCAGTTATGGCTCGCGCTGTACTTTTGGGTGTGAGATAGGCTACCAGCTCGGAGAGGAATTTGAGCTGCACTGTACAACATCAGGAACCTGGAGTCAGGCAGTACCTTCTTGTAACG TTGTTCAGTGTAAATCCCTTACGCGTGAACCACTTTCACATCCGGACTCCACTCCTGTCCCCTTTATGAACTGCTCCCATCCAAGAGGCAACTTCAGCTTTGGCTCCCAGTGTATGTTCAGTTGTCCTGAAGGCTACAGGCTTAATGGAACTTCTGACTTGCTTTGTACTCCTGCTGGACTTTGGACTGATCTGCTGCCAAACTGCTCCA TAGAGGGCATGCCATTAGGTACTGGCTTGCTTGTATATGGTGCAGTAGGCGCAGCATCATCACTGGGTCTGCTGCTGATGGGAGGATTTGTCATGCTGTTGGTGCGGCATTTTAGCACCAAGG ATAAATTTAGTCCAGATTACTCAACTTGGGATGGAGCTCTAAATCCAGTGTTTGAAGATTATTAg
- the selp gene encoding P-selectin isoform X2, producing MSRRNSAWHSKSSCSRTDALWKCEKSSYSREADKMMFWKHIRMYVGWTVLMIMMNKGVQAWSYNYTTNSMNWETARKWCREHFTDMVAIQNKEEVMHLNQILPFHRSYYWIGLRKIADQWMWVGTMKPLALEATNWATGEPNNQGTSEDCVEIYIKRTKDMGMWNDDKCSKKKAALCYTASCSEWSCSEHGECVETIGNYTCRCNPGFTGPRCDEAVECGAVRSPEQGFVQCDHVYGDFHFNSSCRFHCARGYILQGSERLQCLQLGKWDSDPPECQVVECPPIKTTVSGGNLTCSHPLHTNSYNSTCVFLCEEGFELRGSHTTLCDHTGQWTHNLPTCTAVTCDPLVTPVNGHMTCTDPLGAFSFRSSCAVSCEEGYTLRGENTLTCLNTGTWSAQTPACEVVRCSALSSAPHGSMRCTDPLEQFAYRSDCQSECDTGFLLRGSNHTECNAQGKWSHSLPVCEAVQCSPVSVDSSDVRMSCTHPLSTNSYNSTCVFNCDEGFKLIGSYKTLCDHTGHWTLETPTCKAVTCDPLVTPVNGHMTCTDPLGAFSFRSWCAVSCEEGYTLRGENTLTCLMTGTWSAQTPACEAVTCDPLVTPVNGHMTCTDPLGAFSFRSSCAVSCEEGYTLRGENTLTCLNTGTWSAQTPACEVVRCSALSSAPHGSMRCTDPLEQFAYRSDCQSECDTGFLLRGSNHTECNAQGKWSHSLPVCEVVRCSALSSAPHGSMRCTDPLEQFAYRSDCQSECDTGFLLRGSNHTECNAQGKWSHSLPVCEAVTCDPLVTPVNGHMTCTDPLGAFSFRSWCAVSCEEGYTLRGENTLTCLNTGTWSAQTPACEARQCPSLFRPEKGWINCSHPHSPFSYGSRCTFGCEIGYQLGEEFELHCTTSGTWSQAVPSCNVVQCKSLTREPLSHPDSTPVPFMNCSHPRGNFSFGSQCMFSCPEGYRLNGTSDLLCTPAGLWTDLLPNCSIEGMPLGTGLLVYGAVGAASSLGLLLMGGFVMLLVRHFSTKDKFSPDYSTWDGALNPVFEDY from the exons ATGAG TAGGCGTAATTCAGCTTGGCACAGCAAGTCGAGCTGCAGTCGAACAGATGCACTGTGGAAATGTGAGAAGAGTTCTTACTCGAGGGAGGCTGATAAG ATGATGTTTTGGAAGCATATAAGGATGTATGTTGGATGGACTGTACTTATGATCATGATGAATAAAG GAGTCCAGGCCTGGTCATACAATTACACGACCAACAGCATGAATTGGGAGACTGCCAGGAAGTGGTGCAGGGAGCATTTCACTGACATGGTGGCCATCCAGAACAAGGAAGAGGTCATGCACCTGAACCAGATCTTGCCTTTTCATCGCTCATACTACTGGATTGGGCTTAGGAAAATCGCAGACCAGTGGATGTGGGTGGGTACCATGAAGCCTCTAGCACTGGAGGCAACCAACTGGGCAACGGGAGAACCCAATAACCAAGGAACGAGCGAAGACTGCGTAGAGATCTACATCAAGAGAACCAAGGACATGGGCATGTGGAACGATGACAAATGTAGCAAAAAGAAAGCAGCGCTCTGTTACACAG catCATGCTCTGAGTGGTCATGCAGTGAGCATGGTGAGTGTGTGGAGACGATTGGTAACTACACGTGCAGGTGTAATCCAGGGTTCACGGGTCCCCGCTGTGATGAAG CTGTAGAGTGCGGCGCAGTGAGAAGTCCAGAGCAGGGTTTCGTGCAGTGTGACCATGTTTATGGAGACTTTCATTTCAACTCATCCTGTCGCTTCCACTGCGCCCGTGGCTACATATTACAGGGTTCGGAACGTCTACAGTGCTTGCAGTTGGGGAAGTGGGATAGTGATCCACCAGAGTGCCAGG TTGTCGAATGTCCTCCGATTAAGACCACGGTCAGTGGTGGGAATCTGACCTGCAGCCATCCTCTGCACACAAACAGCTACAACTCCACATGTGTGTTCCTCTGTGAAGAGGGCTTCGAGCTGAGAGGTTCACACACAACGCTGTGTGATCACACAGGACAGTGGACACACAACCTCCCAACCTGCACAG CTGTGACCTGTGACCCGCTCGTGACCCCTGTAaatggtcacatgacctgcacTGATCCACTGGGAGCGTTCTCGTTTCGTTCATCATGTGCTGTGAGCTGTGAGGAAGGATACACACTGAGAGGAGAGAACACACTCACCTGCCTCAACACCGGCACCTGGTCAGCACAAACACCAGCATGTGAAG TGGTAAGGTGCAGTGCTCTCAGTTCTGCTCCTCACGGCTCCATGCGCTGTACGGACCCTTTGGAACAATTCGCTTATCGTTCTGATTGTCAGTCCGAATGTGACACCGGGTTCCTGTTGAGGGGTTCCAACCACACCGAGTGTAACGCACAGGGGAAGTGGAGCCACAGTCTTCCAGTGTGTGAAG cGGTACAATGTTCTCCTGTGTCTGTTGACTCCAGTGATGTGAGAATGAGCTGCACTCATCCGCTCTCCACCAACAGCTACAACTCCACCTGTGTGTTTAACTGTGACGAGGGATTTAAACTCATAGGGTCATATAAAACTCTGTGTGATCACACGGGACACTGGACACTCGAGACCCCCACATGCAAAG CTGTGACCTGTGACCCGCTCGTGACCCCTGTAaatggtcacatgacctgcacTGATCCACTGGGAGCGTTCTCGTTTCGTTCATGGTGTGCTGTGAGCTGTGAGGAAGGATACACACTGAGAGGAGAGAACACACTCACCTGCCTCATGACCGGCACCTGGTCAGCACAAACACCAGCATGTGAAG CTGTGACCTGTGACCCGCTCGTGACCCCTGTAaatggtcacatgacctgcacTGATCCACTGGGAGCGTTCTCGTTTCGTTCATCATGTGCTGTGAGCTGTGAGGAAGGATACACACTGAGAGGAGAGAACACACTCACCTGCCTCAACACCGGCACCTGGTCAGCACAAACACCAGCATGTGAAG TGGTAAGGTGCAGTGCTCTCAGTTCTGCTCCTCACGGCTCCATGCGCTGTACGGACCCTTTGGAACAATTCGCTTATCGTTCTGATTGTCAGTCCGAATGTGACACCGGGTTCCTGTTGAGGGGTTCCAACCACACCGAGTGTAACGCACAGGGGAAGTGGAGCCACAGTCTTCCAGTGTGTGAAG TGGTAAGGTGCAGTGCTCTCAGTTCTGCTCCTCACGGCTCCATGCGCTGTACGGACCCTTTGGAACAATTCGCTTATCGTTCTGATTGTCAGTCCGAATGTGACACCGGGTTCCTGTTGAGGGGTTCCAACCACACCGAGTGTAACGCACAGGGGAAGTGGAGCCACAGTCTTCCAGTGTGTGAAG CTGTGACCTGTGACCCGCTCGTGACCCCTGTAaatggtcacatgacctgcacTGATCCACTGGGAGCGTTCTCGTTTCGTTCATGGTGTGCTGTGAGCTGTGAGGAAGGATACACACTGAGAGGAGAGAACACACTCACCTGCCTCAACACCGGCACCTGGTCAGCACAAACACCAGCATGTGAAG CTCGACAGTGCCCCTCGCTGTTCAGGCCAGAGAAAGGCTGGATTAACTGCTCTCACCCTCACTCCCCCTTCAGTTATGGCTCGCGCTGTACTTTTGGGTGTGAGATAGGCTACCAGCTCGGAGAGGAATTTGAGCTGCACTGTACAACATCAGGAACCTGGAGTCAGGCAGTACCTTCTTGTAACG TTGTTCAGTGTAAATCCCTTACGCGTGAACCACTTTCACATCCGGACTCCACTCCTGTCCCCTTTATGAACTGCTCCCATCCAAGAGGCAACTTCAGCTTTGGCTCCCAGTGTATGTTCAGTTGTCCTGAAGGCTACAGGCTTAATGGAACTTCTGACTTGCTTTGTACTCCTGCTGGACTTTGGACTGATCTGCTGCCAAACTGCTCCA TAGAGGGCATGCCATTAGGTACTGGCTTGCTTGTATATGGTGCAGTAGGCGCAGCATCATCACTGGGTCTGCTGCTGATGGGAGGATTTGTCATGCTGTTGGTGCGGCATTTTAGCACCAAGG ATAAATTTAGTCCAGATTACTCAACTTGGGATGGAGCTCTAAATCCAGTGTTTGAAGATTATTAg